One window of Microbacterium sediminis genomic DNA carries:
- a CDS encoding peptide ABC transporter substrate-binding protein, with protein MTPSRLRRSLLSGAALATLGITVLAGCSAGGDDTSPSGSSDGDTSVSIAVTDPGILIPGRQTIAFEFAGVVWSPLTFIHDDGTLDYVQAESVESDDQQTWTITLRDGWTFHDGTPVTAQDYVDSWNWVAYGPNAAENSGQLVGIQGFDEVNAPEPTAETMSGLKVIDDLTFEVTLKVPDSQFPIQLSQGQTATFPMPASAFDDMDAYNAHPIGNGPFEMAADYVEAETVTVTAYDDFAGEEPTVDEIDFVPYVDTATAYTDVQAGNLDIVFVPASRLAQAEADFGDHFMAFDAPGISFLGLSLWEERFSDVRVRQALSMAIDRETINEQLYAGIYTPATAWTPVVEAGTPEGLCGEFCEYDPEAAAALLEEAGGFEGPLEIVYPGGSGLDELYNAIANNLRQNLGIDAVATPTADWAEFAERRTAGDISGAFFSRWGALYPSQQATMRELYLETGGCDNCVAWYSDEVAAGLQEADANPSTDGSAYAAVQEIIQDNFPVPPLFSEAYPYVTSQRVAEMPAAAGSPILHEVVISE; from the coding sequence ATGACCCCGTCCCGCCTGCGACGCAGCCTCCTCTCCGGCGCCGCGCTCGCGACCCTCGGCATCACCGTCCTCGCCGGCTGCTCTGCCGGGGGCGACGACACCTCGCCGTCCGGCTCGTCCGACGGCGACACCAGCGTCAGCATCGCCGTCACCGACCCGGGCATCCTCATCCCCGGGCGCCAGACCATCGCGTTCGAGTTCGCGGGCGTGGTGTGGTCGCCGCTCACGTTCATCCACGACGACGGCACCCTCGACTACGTCCAGGCGGAGTCCGTCGAGAGCGACGATCAGCAGACCTGGACGATCACGCTCCGCGACGGCTGGACCTTCCACGACGGCACCCCCGTGACCGCCCAGGACTACGTCGACTCGTGGAACTGGGTCGCCTACGGCCCGAACGCGGCCGAGAACTCCGGCCAGCTCGTCGGCATCCAGGGCTTCGACGAGGTGAACGCGCCGGAGCCCACGGCCGAGACCATGTCGGGCCTGAAGGTGATCGACGACCTCACGTTCGAGGTCACGCTCAAGGTCCCCGACTCGCAGTTCCCGATCCAGCTGAGCCAGGGCCAGACCGCGACCTTCCCCATGCCGGCGAGCGCCTTCGACGACATGGACGCGTACAACGCCCACCCGATCGGCAACGGCCCGTTCGAGATGGCGGCCGACTACGTCGAGGCCGAGACCGTCACCGTCACCGCGTACGACGACTTCGCCGGCGAGGAGCCCACGGTCGACGAGATCGACTTCGTGCCCTACGTCGACACCGCCACCGCCTACACCGACGTGCAGGCCGGCAACCTCGACATCGTGTTCGTGCCGGCCAGCCGGCTGGCGCAGGCCGAGGCCGACTTCGGCGACCACTTCATGGCGTTCGACGCCCCCGGCATCTCCTTCCTCGGCCTCTCGCTGTGGGAGGAACGCTTCTCGGACGTGCGCGTGCGTCAGGCGCTGTCGATGGCGATCGATCGCGAGACGATCAACGAGCAGCTCTACGCCGGCATCTACACACCGGCGACGGCCTGGACGCCGGTCGTCGAGGCGGGCACGCCCGAGGGTCTGTGCGGCGAGTTCTGCGAGTACGACCCCGAGGCGGCCGCCGCGCTGCTCGAGGAGGCGGGCGGCTTCGAGGGCCCGCTGGAGATCGTCTACCCCGGCGGCTCGGGGCTCGACGAGCTGTACAACGCGATCGCGAACAACCTGCGCCAGAACCTCGGCATCGACGCGGTCGCGACGCCCACGGCCGACTGGGCGGAGTTCGCGGAGCGCCGCACCGCGGGCGACATCTCCGGCGCGTTCTTCTCGCGCTGGGGCGCGCTCTACCCGAGCCAGCAGGCCACGATGCGCGAGCTGTACCTCGAGACCGGCGGCTGCGACAACTGCGTCGCCTGGTACTCGGACGAGGTGGCCGCGGGGCTGCAGGAGGCCGACGCCAATCCGTCGACCGACGGCAGCGCCTACGCCGCGGTGCAGGAGATCATCCAGGACAACTTCCCGGTCCCGCCGCTGTTCAGCGAGGCGTACCCCTACGTCACGTCGCAGCGCGTCGCCGAGATGCCCGCCGCAGCCGGCAGCCCGATCCTGCACGAGGTCGTGATCTCCGAGTGA
- a CDS encoding FMN-binding negative transcriptional regulator: MRDNPQYALTDAHEVAELVRAHPWCRIVSHVPGSGLVASHYPMLVDEDADGLTLLSHVGRPDERLHRLGTGELLVIAEGPHGYISPSWYGLSPAVPTWNFTAAHLTGTPEILGDDENLEVLARLVAHFEGEVPQPQLLTGANAEYAERIVAGTVGFRMRVDRIVAKRKLSQDKPAAVRERIIRALREPGPYANPALADDMAAHAGETA; encoded by the coding sequence ATGCGCGACAACCCCCAGTACGCTCTGACCGACGCGCACGAGGTCGCCGAGCTCGTGCGCGCCCACCCGTGGTGCCGGATCGTGAGTCACGTGCCGGGGAGCGGGCTCGTCGCCTCGCACTACCCGATGCTCGTCGACGAGGATGCCGATGGGCTGACGCTGCTCAGCCACGTGGGCCGGCCCGACGAGCGCCTGCACCGGCTCGGCACCGGGGAGCTGCTCGTCATCGCCGAGGGGCCCCACGGGTACATCTCTCCGAGCTGGTACGGCCTCTCGCCCGCCGTGCCCACCTGGAACTTCACCGCCGCCCACCTCACCGGCACGCCGGAGATCCTCGGCGACGACGAGAACCTCGAGGTGCTCGCCCGGCTCGTGGCGCACTTCGAGGGCGAGGTGCCGCAGCCGCAGCTGCTGACCGGTGCCAACGCGGAATACGCCGAGCGGATCGTCGCCGGCACCGTCGGCTTCCGCATGCGCGTCGATCGCATCGTCGCCAAGCGCAAGCTGAGCCAGGACAAGCCCGCGGCGGTGCGCGAGCGCATCATCCGCGCGCTGCGAGAGCCCGGCCCCTACGCCAACCCCGCGCTCGCCGACGACATGGCGGCGCACGCCGGCGAGACGGCATGA
- a CDS encoding amidohydrolase gives MTGVLLAGARIPGAADAVDIAIEGGAITAIVPAGRGNAAGERIDLDGRWVTPGLWDAHIHAVQWVTAERRVDLSAAGSAAETLRIAATALADAAAGRPVIGYGFRDALWGDVPTAAEIDRVAGERVVILISGDLHCAWISAAAARVLGVEREAGGFVREAAWFAVHGRLDELDPLTSDDFRRATEAAARRGVVGVVDFENDDNLAQWPARVAAGVTSLRVSAGVWPDRVEAAIAAGLRTGDALEPSGLVRMGPLKIVVDGSLNTRTAWCWDPYPGFAPGARGACGEVTVPPERLVELLRRAKEAGIGAAVHAIGDRANTVVLDAYERVGMTGTIEHAQLVRDEEFARFAALGLIASVQPEHAMDDRDVADRHWAGRTGRAFAFGSLLRAGAELRLGSDAPVAPLDPWQAIASAVGRERDGREAWHPEQRIPVADALRASMRSEIAVGAPADIAVVEADPLTAPLDVLRAMPVAATFLAGRATHRAL, from the coding sequence ATGACCGGCGTCCTGCTCGCCGGCGCGCGGATCCCCGGCGCGGCCGACGCCGTCGACATCGCGATCGAGGGCGGCGCGATCACCGCGATCGTGCCGGCCGGGCGTGGCAACGCGGCGGGTGAGCGGATCGACCTCGACGGGCGCTGGGTGACGCCGGGCCTGTGGGACGCCCACATCCACGCCGTGCAGTGGGTCACCGCCGAGCGGCGCGTCGACCTCTCCGCCGCCGGCAGCGCCGCCGAGACCCTGCGGATCGCGGCCACGGCGCTGGCCGACGCCGCCGCCGGGCGACCGGTCATCGGGTATGGCTTCCGCGATGCGCTCTGGGGCGATGTGCCCACCGCGGCGGAGATCGACCGCGTGGCCGGGGAGCGCGTCGTGATCCTCATCAGCGGCGACCTGCACTGCGCGTGGATCAGTGCGGCCGCTGCGCGTGTGCTCGGGGTGGAGCGCGAGGCCGGCGGCTTCGTGCGCGAGGCCGCGTGGTTCGCCGTGCACGGCCGCCTCGATGAGCTCGATCCGCTCACGAGCGACGACTTCCGCCGCGCGACCGAGGCGGCCGCCCGCCGCGGCGTGGTGGGCGTGGTGGACTTCGAGAACGACGACAACCTGGCGCAGTGGCCCGCGCGCGTCGCCGCGGGGGTGACGAGCCTGCGCGTCAGCGCCGGCGTGTGGCCCGATCGCGTTGAGGCCGCGATCGCCGCGGGGCTGCGCACGGGCGACGCGCTGGAGCCGTCGGGCCTCGTGCGCATGGGGCCGCTGAAGATCGTCGTCGACGGCTCCCTGAACACGCGCACCGCCTGGTGCTGGGATCCGTACCCGGGGTTCGCGCCGGGTGCCCGCGGCGCGTGCGGTGAGGTGACGGTGCCGCCCGAGCGGCTCGTCGAGCTGCTGCGCCGCGCCAAGGAGGCCGGCATCGGCGCCGCCGTGCACGCGATCGGCGATCGGGCGAACACCGTCGTGCTCGACGCGTACGAGCGGGTCGGCATGACGGGCACGATCGAGCATGCCCAGCTCGTGCGCGACGAGGAGTTCGCCCGGTTCGCGGCCCTGGGTCTCATCGCGAGCGTGCAGCCCGAGCACGCGATGGACGATCGGGACGTCGCCGACCGGCACTGGGCCGGGCGCACGGGGCGCGCGTTCGCGTTCGGCTCGCTGCTGCGGGCCGGCGCCGAGCTGCGGCTCGGATCGGACGCGCCGGTCGCCCCGCTCGACCCGTGGCAGGCCATCGCCTCGGCCGTCGGGCGCGAGCGCGACGGACGCGAGGCGTGGCACCCGGAGCAGCGGATCCCCGTGGCCGACGCGCTGCGGGCGAGCATGCGGTCCGAGATCGCGGTGGGCGCGCCCGCCGACATCGCGGTCGTCGAGGCCGATCCGCTCACGGCGCCGCTCGACGTGCTGCGCGCCATGCCGGTCGCCGCGACGTTCCTCGCCGGCCGCGCCACGCACCGCGCACTCTGA
- a CDS encoding sensor histidine kinase, producing MLALGLFVAGIGTSFVLYSALLINVDDTVVQLAQSDAVAERMLEASEGSENLDDLGTDYYVALYGPDGALLGTAGGIDDKSLRPQFPSTLTLDQAQPLTSRASGLTAADGSEFRISVGIVEPSGANAFYSQIVAMPQSEVIGVVRTYFAVFTFVALMTIVAGAFGTRWLVTLTFRRFRQVEATAMAIANGDFHQRMTDIEPSTEIGRLKVAINTMLDRVDISLSQRDATVRQMRRFIGDASHELRTPLVSVRGYAELYRMGAIQTPEDTARAMERIEKEATRMGALVEDLLALARLDERRELDIVPIDLRRVARDLALDTRAADPSRTVTVIDHTLEALATARAPREESSDAASAHDRDRRPVTSAIERVTAQALDRFRRRRAAAEAAAEAGTDVPAAGTPEPQPAVAPVPPVVLGEENKVRQVVTNLLGNARRYSPEGTPIELEVGVDVESDMGWIAVVDHGEGVPEAIRTQIFERFWRADTSRARETGGSGLGLAIVASIVEAHHGSVSVADTPGGGATFRVSFPLAERREAAAHAQIETQPIPRLRPTED from the coding sequence GTGCTCGCGCTCGGGCTCTTCGTCGCCGGCATCGGCACGTCGTTCGTCCTCTACAGCGCTCTGCTGATCAACGTCGACGACACCGTGGTGCAGCTCGCGCAGAGCGACGCGGTCGCCGAGCGCATGCTCGAGGCCTCCGAGGGCTCCGAGAACCTCGACGATCTGGGCACCGACTACTACGTCGCCCTGTACGGCCCCGACGGCGCGCTCCTCGGCACCGCGGGCGGGATCGACGACAAGTCGCTGCGGCCGCAGTTCCCGAGCACGCTCACCCTCGATCAGGCGCAGCCGCTGACCTCGCGGGCCTCCGGCCTGACCGCGGCGGACGGCTCCGAGTTCCGCATCTCCGTCGGCATCGTCGAGCCGTCGGGCGCGAACGCGTTCTACAGCCAGATCGTCGCGATGCCGCAGTCCGAGGTGATCGGCGTGGTGCGCACGTACTTCGCGGTGTTCACCTTCGTGGCCCTCATGACGATCGTCGCGGGCGCCTTCGGCACGCGGTGGCTCGTGACCCTCACCTTCCGCCGGTTCCGGCAGGTGGAGGCCACGGCGATGGCGATCGCGAACGGCGACTTCCATCAGCGCATGACCGACATCGAGCCGAGCACCGAGATCGGCCGGCTCAAGGTGGCGATCAACACGATGCTCGATCGCGTCGACATCTCGCTGTCGCAGCGCGACGCGACCGTTCGCCAGATGCGCCGCTTCATCGGCGACGCGAGCCACGAGCTGCGCACCCCGCTCGTGAGCGTGCGCGGCTACGCCGAGCTGTACCGCATGGGCGCCATCCAGACGCCTGAGGACACCGCGCGGGCGATGGAGCGGATCGAGAAGGAGGCGACGCGCATGGGGGCGCTCGTCGAGGATCTCCTGGCCCTGGCCCGGCTCGACGAGCGGCGCGAGCTCGACATCGTGCCGATCGATCTGCGCCGCGTCGCGCGCGATCTCGCGCTCGACACCCGCGCAGCGGACCCGTCCCGCACGGTCACGGTGATCGATCACACGCTCGAGGCGCTCGCCACGGCCCGCGCGCCGCGCGAGGAGTCGTCCGACGCCGCCTCGGCGCACGACCGGGATCGGCGGCCCGTCACCTCGGCGATCGAGCGCGTCACCGCGCAGGCGCTGGACCGGTTCCGGCGTCGCCGGGCGGCCGCCGAGGCCGCGGCCGAGGCCGGCACGGACGTCCCCGCCGCCGGGACTCCCGAGCCGCAGCCGGCGGTCGCCCCGGTCCCGCCCGTCGTGCTCGGCGAGGAGAACAAGGTGCGCCAGGTCGTCACCAACCTGCTGGGCAACGCCCGCCGCTACAGCCCGGAGGGCACCCCGATCGAGCTCGAGGTGGGCGTCGACGTCGAGTCCGACATGGGCTGGATCGCCGTGGTCGACCACGGCGAGGGCGTGCCGGAGGCCATCCGCACGCAGATCTTCGAGCGGTTCTGGCGCGCCGACACCTCGCGCGCCCGCGAGACGGGCGGCAGCGGCCTGGGGCTGGCGATCGTCGCGTCGATCGTCGAGGCCCACCACGGCAGCGTCTCGGTGGCCGACACCCCGGGCGGCGGGGCGACGTTCCGGGTGTCGTTCCCGCTCGCCGAACGGCGCGAGGCCGCCGCGCACGCGCAGATCGAGACCCAGCCGATCCCCCGCCTGCGCCCGACCGAGGACTGA
- a CDS encoding response regulator transcription factor: MTAPRILVVDDEPNIRDLLSQSLRFAGFQVRTVINGAQTISAVLEEEPDLIVLDVMLPDMNGFSVTKRLRDAGYTAPILFLTAKDDTEDKIKGLNAGGDDYVTKPFSLDEIVARIQAILRRTMQSEEEEQVIHAGELTMDQDTHDVYVGDTQIELSPTEFKLLRYLMLNPNRVLSKAQILDHVWEYDFNGDAGIVESYISYLRRKIDPHASESLIQTKRGFGYMLKVDKVS, encoded by the coding sequence ATGACCGCACCGCGCATCCTCGTTGTCGATGACGAGCCGAACATCCGGGATCTCCTGTCGCAGAGCCTGCGCTTCGCCGGCTTCCAGGTCAGGACCGTCATCAACGGCGCACAGACCATCTCGGCCGTGCTCGAGGAGGAGCCCGACCTGATCGTGCTCGATGTGATGCTGCCCGACATGAACGGCTTCAGCGTCACCAAGCGCCTGCGCGACGCGGGCTACACCGCGCCGATCCTCTTCCTCACCGCCAAGGACGACACCGAGGACAAGATCAAGGGCCTCAACGCCGGCGGCGACGACTACGTCACCAAGCCGTTCAGCCTCGACGAGATCGTGGCGCGCATCCAGGCGATCCTCCGCCGCACCATGCAGAGCGAGGAGGAGGAGCAGGTCATCCACGCCGGCGAGCTGACGATGGATCAGGACACCCACGACGTGTACGTGGGCGACACCCAGATCGAACTCAGCCCGACCGAGTTCAAGCTGCTGCGCTACCTCATGCTCAACCCCAACCGCGTGCTGTCGAAGGCCCAGATCCTCGATCACGTGTGGGAGTACGACTTCAACGGCGACGCCGGCATCGTCGAGAGCTACATCTCGTACCTGCGCCGCAAGATCGACCCGCACGCCTCGGAGTCGCTGATCCAGACCAAGCGCGGCTTCGGCTACATGCTCAAGGTCGACAAGGTCTCCTGA
- the erm gene encoding 23S ribosomal RNA methyltransferase Erm codes for MPRSPFGGRHELGQNFLHHRPTIARIVDLVRPTTGAILEIGAGDGALTHELARLGRPLTAIDIDPRRVHDLGRSLRGVRIEHADVLRHPLEAPVVVGNVPFHLTTPILRRLFARPAWRHALLLTQWEVARKRAGVGGATMMTAQSAPWFAFRLEGRVPAWCFAPRPSVDGGLLAIERRRRPLVPATERVGYERFIRVAFTGQGGRMRPIARRLARGDRALADRALAAAGIAGDALPRDLGPEQWAALWTALKRA; via the coding sequence ATGCCCCGTTCCCCTTTCGGTGGCCGACATGAACTCGGCCAGAATTTCCTTCACCATCGCCCGACGATCGCGCGGATCGTCGACCTCGTACGGCCGACGACCGGCGCGATCCTCGAGATCGGCGCCGGCGACGGCGCGCTGACGCACGAACTCGCCCGGCTCGGGCGGCCACTCACGGCCATCGACATCGACCCGCGCCGCGTCCACGACCTCGGTCGGTCGCTGCGCGGCGTCCGCATCGAACACGCAGACGTGCTGCGCCACCCGCTCGAGGCACCCGTCGTGGTCGGCAACGTGCCGTTCCACCTGACCACGCCGATCCTGCGGCGCCTGTTTGCTCGACCCGCGTGGCGGCACGCGCTGCTGCTCACGCAATGGGAGGTGGCGCGCAAGCGCGCGGGCGTGGGCGGCGCCACCATGATGACGGCGCAGTCCGCGCCGTGGTTCGCGTTCCGGCTGGAGGGGCGCGTGCCCGCGTGGTGCTTCGCGCCGCGCCCGTCCGTGGATGGCGGCCTGCTGGCCATCGAGCGGCGGCGCCGGCCGCTCGTTCCCGCCACCGAGCGCGTCGGTTACGAGCGCTTCATCCGCGTGGCGTTCACCGGGCAGGGCGGGCGGATGCGCCCGATCGCGCGGCGGCTGGCGCGTGGCGATCGCGCGCTGGCCGATCGCGCGCTGGCAGCGGCGGGCATCGCCGGCGATGCGCTGCCGCGCGACCTCGGACCCGAGCAGTGGGCGGCGCTGTGGACGGCGCTGAAGCGCGCGTAG
- a CDS encoding DNA repair helicase XPB, producing the protein MSDGPLIVQSDRTVLLEVAHPDAESARHDLAVFAELERAPEHIHTYRITRLGLWNARAAGHTADDMLRTLDQWSRFPVPPSVSTDIRETVNRYGRLTIERDDEGQLIFKSTDRAVLAEVSRNKRIQPLLIAHPTPDIWVIDAWARGQIKQELLKIGWPAEDLAGYTPGTPHEIALDENGWALRPYQQQAVDTFRADGSGVVVLPCGAGKTLVGAGAMAATKTTTLILVTNTVSARQWRDELLKRTTLTPEEIGEYSGQVKEIKPVTIATYQILTSKRKGQYAHLDVLDALDWGLIVYDEVHLLPAPVFKLTADLQARRRLGLTATLVREDGREGDVFSLIGPKRFDAPWKEIEAQGFIAPAACYEVRVDLPADDRMEYAASADEDRYRLAATAPAKIDVVRDIIARHPGEQVLVIGQYLDQLDELSDALGAPKITGATPVDEREVLFQAFREAKVPVLIVSKVANFSVDLPDASVAIQVSGSFGSRQEEAQRLGRLLRPKSDGQTASFYTLIARDTVDQDFAQNRQRFLAEQGYSYTILDVKDLVAA; encoded by the coding sequence ATGTCTGATGGCCCCCTGATCGTCCAGAGCGACCGCACGGTGCTCCTCGAGGTCGCGCACCCCGACGCCGAGTCGGCGCGCCATGACCTCGCGGTGTTCGCGGAGCTGGAGCGCGCGCCGGAGCACATCCACACCTACCGGATCACCCGGCTCGGCCTGTGGAACGCGCGCGCCGCCGGTCACACCGCCGACGACATGCTGCGCACGCTCGACCAGTGGAGCCGGTTCCCCGTGCCGCCGTCGGTCTCCACCGACATCCGGGAGACGGTGAACCGCTACGGCCGGCTCACCATCGAGCGCGACGACGAGGGCCAGCTCATCTTCAAGTCCACCGATCGCGCCGTGCTGGCCGAGGTCTCGCGCAACAAGCGCATCCAGCCGCTGCTGATCGCGCACCCCACCCCCGACATCTGGGTGATCGACGCGTGGGCGCGCGGCCAGATCAAGCAGGAGCTGCTCAAGATCGGCTGGCCGGCCGAGGACCTCGCCGGCTACACGCCCGGCACCCCGCACGAGATCGCGCTCGACGAGAACGGCTGGGCGCTGCGCCCCTACCAGCAGCAGGCCGTCGACACCTTCCGCGCGGACGGATCGGGCGTGGTGGTGCTGCCGTGCGGCGCGGGCAAGACGCTCGTGGGTGCGGGCGCCATGGCGGCAACGAAGACGACCACGCTGATCCTGGTGACGAACACGGTCTCGGCGCGGCAGTGGCGCGACGAGCTGCTCAAGCGCACCACGCTCACGCCCGAGGAGATCGGCGAGTACTCGGGGCAGGTCAAGGAGATCAAGCCCGTCACGATCGCGACGTACCAGATCCTGACGTCGAAGCGGAAGGGCCAGTACGCGCACCTCGACGTGCTCGACGCGCTCGACTGGGGCCTCATCGTGTACGACGAGGTGCACCTGCTGCCCGCCCCCGTGTTCAAGCTCACCGCCGACCTGCAGGCCCGCCGCCGGCTCGGACTGACGGCGACGCTCGTGCGCGAGGACGGCCGCGAGGGCGACGTGTTCAGCCTCATCGGCCCCAAGCGCTTCGACGCGCCGTGGAAGGAGATCGAGGCCCAGGGCTTCATCGCCCCCGCCGCCTGCTACGAGGTCCGCGTGGACCTGCCGGCCGATGACCGCATGGAGTACGCGGCGAGCGCCGACGAGGACCGCTACCGCCTGGCGGCGACGGCACCGGCCAAGATCGACGTGGTCCGCGACATCATCGCCCGCCACCCCGGCGAGCAGGTGCTCGTGATCGGCCAGTACCTCGACCAGCTCGACGAGCTGAGCGACGCCCTCGGCGCCCCGAAGATCACCGGCGCGACGCCCGTGGACGAGCGCGAGGTGCTGTTCCAGGCCTTCCGCGAGGCCAAGGTCCCGGTGCTGATCGTGTCGAAGGTCGCCAACTTCTCGGTCGACCTGCCCGACGCCTCGGTCGCGATCCAGGTCTCCGGCTCGTTCGGCTCCCGCCAGGAGGAGGCCCAGCGCCTGGGCCGCCTGCTGCGCCCCAAGAGCGACGGCCAGACCGCCAGCTTCTACACGCTGATCGCCCGCGACACCGTCGATCAGGACTTCGCGCAGAACCGCCAGCGCTTCCTCGCCGAGCAGGGCTACAGCTACACGATCCTCGACGTGAAGGACCTCGTCGCCGCCTAG
- a CDS encoding TetR/AcrR family transcriptional regulator, with product MARNDDRRAALADAGIRVLAREGARGLTHRAVDAAAGTPRGTASNYFPTRDALISELVARIEQRLTPDPAVHGPLAQQPPTRALFAAYIRDVVARLRADPDISLALFELRLEAARRPDVAESLGAWRRRGFDADVAFNTRHGLPGTRADLALFHYAVDGLMLDRLTVPIDPDTPVDEIVDALVERLLP from the coding sequence ATGGCCCGAAACGACGACCGACGAGCGGCGCTAGCCGACGCGGGCATCCGCGTGCTGGCGCGCGAGGGCGCCCGTGGTCTCACCCACCGCGCCGTCGATGCCGCCGCCGGCACCCCGCGCGGCACGGCCTCGAACTACTTCCCCACCCGCGACGCCCTGATCTCGGAGCTCGTGGCGCGGATCGAGCAGCGCCTCACCCCGGACCCGGCCGTGCATGGTCCGCTGGCCCAGCAGCCGCCCACCCGCGCGCTCTTCGCCGCGTACATCCGCGACGTCGTCGCCCGCCTGCGCGCCGACCCCGACATCTCGCTCGCGCTGTTCGAGCTCCGGCTCGAGGCCGCACGCCGCCCGGACGTGGCCGAGTCGCTCGGCGCCTGGCGCCGGCGCGGGTTCGACGCCGACGTGGCGTTCAACACCCGCCATGGGCTGCCCGGCACCCGCGCCGATCTCGCCCTGTTCCACTACGCGGTCGACGGCCTCATGCTCGACCGCCTGACGGTGCCGATCGATCCGGACACCCCGGTCGACGAGATCGTCGATGCGCTCGTGGAGCGCCTGCTGCCCTGA
- a CDS encoding dihydrofolate reductase family protein — translation MRELVYYVAVSLDGFIADPDGGADAFLVEGDHSPVLLEEFGDALPGHVMAALGLEPPRDRFDTVLMGWNTLIPGLEIGIDSPYPHLRQYVASRSDKPVAPDVTLMSDPLATVRELKQESGLDIWLCGGGELAGVLIDEIDRLVLKRNPFAFGSGIPLFGAAPSAPRRFDLVSARPFASGVVVEEYVARRG, via the coding sequence ATGCGTGAACTCGTCTACTACGTCGCCGTCAGCCTCGACGGCTTCATCGCCGACCCCGATGGGGGTGCCGACGCCTTCCTCGTCGAGGGCGACCACAGCCCCGTGCTGCTCGAGGAGTTCGGCGATGCGCTGCCCGGCCACGTGATGGCCGCCCTCGGCCTCGAGCCGCCGCGCGATCGATTCGACACGGTGCTGATGGGCTGGAACACGCTCATCCCGGGGCTCGAGATCGGGATCGACAGCCCGTACCCGCACCTGCGTCAGTACGTGGCGAGCCGCAGCGACAAGCCGGTCGCGCCGGACGTGACGCTGATGTCAGACCCCCTGGCCACCGTCCGCGAGCTCAAGCAGGAGTCGGGCCTCGACATCTGGCTGTGTGGCGGTGGGGAGCTCGCGGGCGTGCTGATCGACGAGATCGATCGCCTCGTCCTCAAGCGCAACCCGTTCGCGTTCGGGTCGGGCATTCCGCTCTTCGGCGCCGCGCCCTCCGCGCCGCGCCGCTTCGATCTCGTCTCGGCGCGTCCGTTCGCCTCGGGCGTCGTGGTGGAGGAGTACGTGGCACGGCGGGGGTGA
- a CDS encoding SseB family protein encodes MTDPAQPTLVHHTRLQEALDVWAERKDAQTHSDVLRRAMAGELLLDITASTFADPDNPMQKGDTLAIASVRDSNGKDLLLAFTDNDRLRAYVGAENPRSLGQPAAGTLEDAAGRHEGIAIDAGTPGAFIAYEEEITRALGANPADATRLASALVQRDVPLDRFLVMLREAVVYVGGIPVSGENGEVAGYNIATATRPDGGVLHAVFTSPAELWAWHPGAMAQPTTLDRIVASARQDGMAGLVVNPMGPAAELPLGLFDRED; translated from the coding sequence ATGACGGATCCCGCACAGCCGACGCTCGTCCACCACACCCGCCTCCAGGAGGCGCTCGACGTGTGGGCCGAGCGCAAGGATGCGCAGACGCACAGCGACGTGCTGCGCCGCGCGATGGCGGGCGAGCTCCTGCTCGACATCACCGCATCGACGTTCGCCGACCCGGACAATCCCATGCAGAAGGGCGACACGCTCGCGATCGCGTCGGTGCGCGATTCGAACGGCAAGGATCTGCTGCTCGCCTTCACCGACAACGACCGCCTGCGCGCCTACGTGGGCGCCGAGAACCCGCGCTCGCTCGGACAGCCGGCCGCCGGCACCCTCGAGGACGCCGCCGGGCGCCACGAGGGCATCGCGATCGACGCCGGCACTCCCGGCGCGTTCATCGCGTACGAGGAGGAGATCACGCGCGCGCTGGGCGCGAACCCCGCCGACGCGACGCGCCTGGCCTCCGCGCTGGTGCAGCGCGACGTGCCGCTGGACCGCTTCCTCGTGATGCTGCGCGAGGCCGTCGTCTACGTCGGCGGGATCCCCGTGTCGGGCGAGAACGGCGAGGTCGCCGGGTACAACATCGCCACCGCCACGCGCCCCGACGGGGGCGTGCTGCACGCCGTCTTCACGAGCCCCGCGGAGCTGTGGGCGTGGCACCCCGGCGCCATGGCGCAGCCCACGACGCTCGACCGGATCGTCGCCAGCGCGCGCCAGGACGGCATGGCCGGGCTCGTCGTCAACCCGATGGGCCCGGCCGCCGAGCTCCCCCTCGGTCTCTTCGATCGCGAGGACTGA